The proteins below come from a single Demetria terragena DSM 11295 genomic window:
- a CDS encoding aspartate aminotransferase family protein, whose protein sequence is MSPTPAEHLVRYSPAFSPRTITEASGSWLTDDQGRRILDFTSGQMSAILGHGHPEIVASATEALTHLDHLYSGMLSPPVIEFSRELAATLPADLSKVLLLTTGAESNEAALRMAKLYTGKYEVVSFDRSWHGMTSGSSSLTFSAGHQGYGPAMPGSLALPTPNAYRSPFRHADGSYDWESELDYGFGLIDRQSSGSLAAVLVEPILSSGGIIEPPVGYFARLREYCDERGMLLILDEAQTGVGRTGSMYAFERDGVTPDILTLSKTLGAGLPVAAVVTSDAIEATCHERGFLFFTTHVSDPLAASVARTVLAIVERDGLVARAAELGDHLRARLLDLHERYDVVGDVRGRGLLQGLELVTDSASRTPADAMGVDVTAACLERGLHVNIVQLPGMGGIFRLAPPLTVSVDDLNHGMDILQESIEAVASR, encoded by the coding sequence ATGAGCCCCACGCCCGCAGAACACCTGGTCCGCTACAGCCCCGCTTTCAGCCCACGCACCATCACCGAGGCCAGCGGATCATGGCTCACCGACGATCAGGGTCGCCGCATCCTCGACTTCACCTCTGGGCAGATGAGCGCGATCCTGGGCCACGGCCACCCGGAGATCGTCGCGAGCGCCACGGAGGCGCTCACCCACCTCGACCACCTTTACAGCGGGATGCTTAGCCCGCCGGTCATCGAGTTCTCGCGCGAGCTGGCGGCGACCTTGCCGGCCGATCTATCCAAGGTGCTGCTCCTGACCACGGGCGCGGAGTCGAACGAAGCGGCGCTGCGGATGGCGAAGCTATATACCGGCAAATATGAGGTCGTCTCGTTCGACCGCTCTTGGCACGGGATGACCTCGGGCAGTAGTTCGCTCACGTTCTCTGCGGGGCATCAGGGGTATGGACCAGCCATGCCGGGCAGCCTGGCGCTCCCGACCCCGAATGCCTACCGCTCGCCGTTTAGGCACGCCGACGGCAGTTACGACTGGGAGTCCGAACTCGACTACGGATTTGGGCTGATCGACCGGCAGTCCAGTGGCAGCCTCGCCGCCGTTCTGGTCGAGCCGATCCTTTCCTCAGGCGGCATCATCGAGCCTCCAGTGGGCTATTTCGCGCGGCTGCGGGAGTACTGCGACGAGCGCGGGATGCTCCTGATCCTTGATGAGGCGCAAACCGGTGTGGGGCGTACGGGCAGCATGTATGCCTTTGAGCGCGACGGCGTCACGCCCGACATTCTCACCTTGTCCAAGACACTCGGCGCGGGCCTGCCCGTCGCGGCGGTCGTGACGTCCGACGCCATCGAGGCGACCTGCCACGAGCGCGGGTTCTTGTTCTTCACCACCCACGTGTCAGACCCGTTGGCGGCCTCCGTCGCCCGTACCGTGCTCGCCATCGTCGAGCGCGACGGCTTGGTTGCCCGCGCGGCCGAGCTTGGCGACCACTTGCGCGCCCGACTGCTCGACCTGCACGAGCGATACGACGTCGTCGGCGATGTCCGCGGACGCGGGCTGCTGCAAGGACTGGAGTTGGTGACCGACTCCGCGAGTCGGACTCCTGCCGACGCCATGGGGGTCGACGTCACGGCCGCCTGCCTGGAACGCGGGCTGCACGTCAACATCGTGCAACTTCCCGGGATGGGCGGGATCTTTCGCCTCGCTCCGCCTCTCACCGTCTCAGTTGACGATCTGAATCACGGGATGGACATTCTCCAGGAGTCCATCGAAGCGGTCGCCTCCCGCTAG
- a CDS encoding sugar porter family MFS transporter: MNASSSQELGMSSQPASPPKDYRIAKVIQLAFVAALGGFLFGFDTAVINGAVTPMREDFGMGAGLTGFVVSSALLGCMVGAYLAGRLADKWGRIRVMVVAAALFTVSAIGSGLAVGPWDMIVWRVIGGLGVGAASVIAPAYIAEVSPADIRGRMGSLQQLAIVSGIFVALLSDYALAAGAEDGANSSLALGLDAWRWMFIVEIVPAVAYGVLALTIPESPRYLMHLGQEKKAREVLSSVLTAGIEERIKEIRRTIVADHKSSIRDLMKPGGGVLPIVYIGIALSVFQQFVGINVIFYYSSTLWQAVGFTEDDALKQTVITSVTNIVVTLVAIALIDKIGRRKLLMIGSSGMFLALGTMMVIFLTAPLELPATADVPGEGTVKCVTETADCVPAPNLDMAFLGDASGPVALIAANAFVVFFGMSWGPAVWVLLGEMFNNTIRATALGVAAAAQWLANFAISTSFPVFADIGLGFAYGFYTVFALLSWFFVMKFVPETRGIELEDME, from the coding sequence CTGAACGCCTCGTCCAGTCAGGAGCTCGGTATGTCATCGCAGCCCGCATCACCCCCCAAGGACTATCGCATCGCGAAAGTCATCCAACTGGCCTTCGTTGCCGCGCTCGGAGGCTTCCTCTTCGGGTTCGACACCGCCGTGATCAACGGTGCGGTCACGCCTATGCGCGAAGACTTCGGGATGGGTGCCGGACTCACCGGATTCGTGGTCTCCTCCGCCCTGCTCGGCTGCATGGTCGGTGCCTACCTCGCGGGTCGACTGGCCGATAAGTGGGGCCGAATCCGCGTGATGGTGGTCGCCGCGGCGCTCTTCACCGTCTCGGCCATCGGCTCGGGCCTCGCGGTCGGGCCGTGGGACATGATCGTCTGGCGTGTCATCGGCGGTCTTGGCGTGGGCGCCGCCTCGGTGATCGCGCCGGCCTACATCGCCGAGGTGTCTCCCGCAGACATCCGTGGCCGGATGGGCTCGCTGCAGCAACTCGCCATCGTGTCCGGAATCTTCGTCGCGCTGCTCTCTGACTACGCGTTGGCTGCGGGCGCCGAAGACGGCGCAAACTCCAGCTTGGCGCTTGGCTTGGACGCGTGGCGGTGGATGTTCATCGTGGAGATCGTCCCAGCGGTGGCATACGGCGTGCTCGCGTTAACCATCCCCGAATCGCCGCGCTATCTCATGCACTTGGGGCAGGAGAAGAAGGCGCGCGAGGTGCTCTCCTCGGTGCTCACGGCGGGTATCGAAGAGCGGATCAAAGAGATTCGCCGCACGATCGTCGCCGACCACAAGTCCTCAATCCGCGATCTGATGAAGCCAGGCGGCGGGGTCCTGCCGATCGTCTATATCGGCATCGCCTTGTCGGTGTTCCAGCAGTTTGTCGGCATCAACGTGATCTTCTACTACTCCTCCACGCTGTGGCAGGCGGTCGGATTCACCGAGGACGACGCGCTCAAGCAGACCGTGATCACCTCAGTGACCAACATCGTGGTCACGCTGGTCGCGATCGCACTCATCGACAAAATCGGGCGTCGCAAACTGTTGATGATCGGTTCGAGCGGCATGTTCTTGGCGCTCGGCACGATGATGGTCATCTTCCTGACCGCTCCCCTCGAACTCCCGGCCACCGCCGATGTGCCTGGCGAAGGGACGGTGAAGTGCGTGACGGAGACGGCCGACTGTGTCCCCGCGCCGAACCTCGACATGGCCTTCCTCGGTGATGCCAGCGGACCAGTCGCGCTGATCGCGGCAAACGCCTTCGTCGTGTTCTTCGGAATGTCCTGGGGCCCTGCGGTCTGGGTGCTGCTCGGCGAGATGTTCAACAACACCATCCGCGCGACAGCGCTGGGTGTTGCGGCCGCCGCGCAGTGGCTCGCCAACTTCGCGATCTCGACGTCGTTCCCGGTGTTCGCCGATATCGGTCTGGGATTTGCGTACGGCTTCTACACCGTCTTCGCCCTGCTCTCCTGGTTCTTCGTCATGAAATTCGTGCCGGAGACCCGGGGCATCGAGTTGGAGGACATGGAGTGA
- a CDS encoding alkaline phosphatase D family protein — protein sequence MSAPQRRHVLTGLGALATTAALSGLPMHEAGATPRLRGGRNPFTLGVASGDPTEDAVILWTRLAPDLLAVDGGMPSRDVTVEWQVARDERFRKVVRSGRARATAKLAHSVHVDARGLKPNREYWYRFRYGSTVSPVGRTRTTPTAHQGVGRLRLGFTSCQNWQDGYYPVLGHLAAEDLDLLVHLGDYVYEGGIPADGGYRKTPVPEVLQTAPEDLTRWRQQYAWYKTDPDLQAAHHAHPWMVTWDDHEVVNDYAGNSSQYGSGDITALRLAAYQAWYEHQPVRLRASRGFASPKIYRRASWGRLAQFDLIDGRQYRDVPPCGWGEAQACKAAYDPDISMLGAEQERWLYRGFRRSHARWNLLGSNVMLGRLDHDGAEGDLLWNDAWDGYPAARQRLLKAWKRAGTRNPVTFTGDWHSTFVNDIHADFDKPESPVVASEFVSTSISSNGDKEVYGPYYGPMIKHNPHIKYFDGDQRGYQVATVRPHELRVDLKMVDSVASRISSVRTVKSFRVEDGVPGPQQV from the coding sequence ATGTCTGCCCCCCAACGTCGCCACGTCCTGACCGGGCTCGGCGCGCTCGCCACCACCGCTGCGCTGAGTGGGCTTCCGATGCACGAGGCCGGTGCGACTCCACGCCTCCGTGGGGGCCGTAACCCCTTCACCCTCGGGGTGGCCAGTGGGGACCCCACCGAGGATGCCGTCATCTTGTGGACCCGGTTGGCTCCAGACCTGCTCGCGGTCGACGGCGGTATGCCAAGTCGAGACGTCACCGTCGAGTGGCAGGTTGCTCGCGACGAACGCTTCCGCAAGGTCGTCCGCTCGGGCCGGGCCCGCGCCACGGCAAAACTCGCTCACTCGGTGCACGTCGACGCGCGGGGACTGAAGCCGAATCGCGAGTATTGGTACCGCTTTCGCTACGGCTCCACCGTCTCGCCGGTCGGGCGCACCCGGACCACCCCCACGGCACACCAGGGAGTCGGTCGACTGCGTCTGGGCTTCACCTCGTGCCAAAACTGGCAGGACGGCTACTACCCCGTGCTTGGGCACCTCGCGGCCGAGGACCTCGACTTGCTGGTGCACCTGGGCGACTACGTCTATGAGGGCGGTATCCCGGCCGACGGCGGTTATCGCAAGACGCCGGTACCAGAGGTGTTGCAGACCGCGCCGGAGGACCTGACCCGTTGGCGGCAGCAATACGCCTGGTACAAAACCGATCCCGACTTGCAGGCGGCACACCATGCGCACCCATGGATGGTCACCTGGGATGACCACGAGGTGGTCAACGACTACGCCGGCAATAGCTCGCAGTACGGCAGCGGTGACATCACCGCGCTGCGGCTAGCGGCCTACCAGGCGTGGTACGAGCACCAACCGGTTCGTCTCAGGGCAAGTCGCGGCTTCGCCTCGCCAAAGATCTATCGGCGGGCGAGCTGGGGGCGCTTGGCGCAGTTCGACCTGATCGATGGCAGGCAGTATCGCGACGTCCCGCCCTGCGGTTGGGGCGAGGCGCAGGCGTGCAAGGCCGCCTACGACCCGGACATCTCGATGCTCGGCGCCGAACAGGAGCGCTGGCTCTATCGCGGCTTCCGGCGCTCTCATGCCCGCTGGAATCTGTTGGGCTCCAACGTGATGCTCGGCCGGCTCGACCACGACGGAGCCGAAGGTGATCTGCTCTGGAATGACGCTTGGGACGGCTATCCGGCGGCACGGCAGCGGCTGCTGAAGGCGTGGAAGCGGGCGGGCACCCGCAACCCGGTGACCTTCACCGGCGACTGGCACTCCACCTTCGTCAACGACATTCACGCCGACTTCGATAAGCCCGAATCACCCGTGGTTGCAAGTGAATTCGTGAGTACGTCAATCTCGTCTAACGGCGACAAGGAAGTCTACGGTCCCTACTACGGCCCGATGATCAAACACAACCCGCACATCAAGTACTTCGACGGCGACCAGCGCGGCTACCAGGTGGCGACCGTGCGTCCCCACGAACTTCGCGTAGACCTGAAGATGGTCGATTCGGTCGCGTCGCGGATCTCCTCGGTGCGCACGGTGAAGAGCTTCCGCGTCGAAGATGGGGTTCCCGGGCCGCAGCAGGTCTGA
- a CDS encoding carboxyl transferase domain-containing protein — protein MFSRIAIVNRGESAMRLIHAVRDLNAAAGPGGHRIETVALHTEGERRAMFVREADHAYDLGPAANRPYLDYAVLERALVESGADAAWVGWGFVAEDPRFAELCGRLGVTFIGPSPEAMRKLGDKIGSKQIAEEVGVPVAPWSGGGVDTLEDAKAAAAHIGYPLMLKATAGGGGRGIRMVASDEDLTDAYERTRDEAERAFGSGVVFLERLVTGARHVEVQVIADGQGTAWAIGVRDCTVQRRNQKVIEESASPLLSPAQTDELKASAERLAIAVDYAGAGTVEFLYHPGEQFFAFLEVNTRLQVEHPITESTTDTDLVKLQIHVASGGRLEGDKPQEQGHAVEARLNAEDPDRDFAPSPGKITLLDLPSGPGIRVDTGVAEGDSIPADFDSMIAKIIAVGRDRDEALARLRRAMTETTVVIEGGATNKSFILDLLDQPEVVGGSDVAWADTGWIDRVRAEGRLVAHQHSGIALVAAGIEAYEAEEAVARTRLIETARGGRPQARHQSGQAVDLKLRGLSYKVTTSRIGPNRFRVVVDDGAAEHTVDAEVDRIDGYASRLTVGNRGHRLITAAHGPVQLVEVDGITHRVSRDEGGVVRAPAPALVVATPVPTGGEVAAGAPVLVLESMKMETVLPAPFAARVKELLVSTGSQVETGAPMVRLEPTGDAEEETVTDQPGIDLELPTGEAAGDLWSRAQRHRDHLSAMLLGYDVDPRDEGRALSGYLQAREQLHAQGESTVEAELGLLEVFADFAELSRNRPAGEDLHLENRVHSSREHFHTYLQSLDVDRGALPEAFRGKLARVLRHYGVTDLERTSDLEGAVYRVFLAQQRSAPEVKLVTALLEDWLTVAAPEAPLDALVRDTLDQLVTATQLRFPIVGNLARSVRFRWFDQPLVDAEREWVLGGVSDELAALDGTPAGPDRDARIDTLASIPEQIVGFLAERIQGSDLPTDEPMLAVLIKRHYREHALRHLREVTVEGRPCAVAGYTLDVRPTYLVSTIGRVEEIAPGSVLERVLATQLAETPEEHEAVVDLYLSWEGAPTSQREMSEALAARLGDLDLGSEVRRVAVAVCPAGAANDRLTDHGVGYFTFRPSDEGTGFVEDVLVRGLHPMVARRLDLWRLTEFSVTRLEAPEDVLLYRCSAPDNDSDQRLVAMAQVRQIAVVRDDDGEIVGLPHVERAIANCLEGIRRARTLDPSGSRLDTNYVWVHIWPTIDADIEQLTALKDRIAPLTSGAGVEELLVGGRIAFENGAEIPQVARFRYQPGSGVVVNLEDPPTEPLKPLDDYAQKVVRARRRGVVYPYELQEMIAGAGGTATEYDLDDTGRLVPVSRPYGNNTSGMIVGVIETPTDRYPEGVKRVLLCGDPLRALGALGEEECARVSAAIDLAEELDVPVEWFAISAGARIAMDSGTENMDAVARALKRIVEFTQAGGEINIVVAGINVGAQPYWNAEATMLMHTKGILVMTPDSAMVLTGKQSLDFSGGVSAEDNYGIGGYDRVMGPNGQAQYWAPDLAGALDVLLAHYDHTYIAPGESGPRRAPTSDPHDRDVQTYPHDPADSGFSTVGDIFSKATNPDRKKAFDIRTVMAALADQDHATLERWAGMADAETSVVQDAHLGGIPITLIGIESKPVPRQGFPPTDGPDSYTAGTLFPRSSKKTARAINAASGNRPVVVLANLSGFDGSPDSLRNLQLEYGAEIGRSIVNFEGPIVFCVISRYHGGAFVVFSKALNPNMTVLAVDGSYASVIGGAPAAAVVFTRDVDKRTAKDERVRSVESRLGDASDVERAALSRELEETRKEVRSEVLSAVATEFDSIHSIHRAVDVGSVDEVISGAELRPKIIAALERGLGLA, from the coding sequence ATGTTCTCCCGCATTGCCATCGTCAACCGCGGCGAGTCCGCGATGCGTCTCATCCACGCAGTGCGCGATCTCAACGCTGCCGCAGGCCCTGGCGGGCACCGCATTGAGACCGTTGCCTTGCATACCGAGGGTGAGCGACGGGCGATGTTCGTGCGCGAGGCCGACCATGCGTACGACCTGGGCCCGGCCGCGAATCGGCCCTACCTGGACTATGCGGTCCTGGAACGAGCGCTGGTGGAGTCCGGTGCAGACGCGGCATGGGTCGGCTGGGGTTTCGTCGCGGAGGATCCCCGCTTCGCTGAGTTGTGCGGCCGCCTCGGGGTGACCTTCATCGGTCCGAGCCCGGAGGCCATGCGCAAACTCGGCGACAAGATCGGGTCGAAGCAAATCGCCGAAGAAGTGGGCGTTCCGGTCGCACCGTGGAGCGGTGGCGGCGTCGACACGCTGGAGGACGCCAAGGCAGCGGCCGCGCACATCGGCTACCCGCTGATGCTTAAAGCGACCGCGGGCGGTGGTGGTCGCGGCATTCGCATGGTGGCTTCCGATGAGGACCTGACCGATGCCTACGAACGCACCCGCGATGAGGCCGAGCGCGCCTTCGGCTCAGGCGTGGTTTTTCTTGAGCGCCTGGTCACCGGCGCCCGGCACGTCGAGGTCCAGGTCATCGCTGACGGTCAAGGCACGGCCTGGGCTATTGGCGTACGCGACTGCACGGTCCAGCGCCGCAACCAGAAGGTGATCGAGGAGTCGGCATCGCCGCTCCTGAGTCCCGCCCAGACGGATGAACTGAAGGCGAGCGCGGAGCGCCTCGCCATCGCCGTGGACTATGCCGGCGCGGGAACGGTCGAGTTCCTCTACCACCCGGGCGAGCAGTTTTTCGCCTTCCTTGAGGTCAACACGCGCCTGCAAGTCGAGCACCCGATCACCGAGTCCACCACCGACACCGACCTGGTGAAACTTCAGATCCACGTCGCCAGCGGTGGCCGCCTCGAGGGAGACAAGCCACAAGAACAAGGCCACGCTGTCGAAGCGCGTCTCAACGCCGAGGACCCGGACCGTGACTTCGCGCCATCACCGGGGAAAATCACCCTGCTTGATCTGCCCTCGGGCCCGGGCATCCGGGTGGACACCGGTGTGGCCGAAGGGGATTCGATCCCGGCTGACTTCGATTCGATGATCGCCAAGATCATCGCCGTGGGCCGCGACCGTGACGAGGCCCTGGCGCGCTTGCGGCGCGCCATGACCGAGACCACGGTGGTCATCGAGGGCGGTGCGACCAACAAGAGCTTCATCCTCGATCTGCTTGACCAACCCGAGGTGGTCGGAGGCTCCGACGTCGCCTGGGCCGACACCGGCTGGATCGACCGGGTACGCGCCGAGGGGCGTCTGGTGGCCCACCAGCACTCGGGAATTGCGTTGGTAGCTGCGGGGATTGAAGCCTACGAGGCCGAGGAGGCCGTGGCGCGTACACGTCTCATTGAGACCGCGCGCGGCGGACGACCACAAGCACGTCATCAGAGCGGCCAGGCAGTTGATCTCAAGCTGCGCGGACTGTCATACAAGGTCACCACCTCGCGAATTGGCCCGAACCGGTTCCGCGTGGTTGTCGACGACGGCGCCGCTGAGCACACCGTGGACGCCGAAGTCGACCGGATCGACGGCTATGCCAGCCGCCTGACCGTCGGCAATCGCGGCCACCGCCTCATTACGGCCGCACACGGGCCGGTGCAGTTGGTTGAGGTCGATGGCATCACACACCGGGTCAGCCGGGATGAGGGTGGCGTCGTGCGTGCGCCCGCGCCAGCCCTTGTGGTGGCCACTCCCGTCCCGACGGGTGGCGAGGTCGCTGCCGGTGCTCCGGTGCTGGTGTTGGAGTCGATGAAGATGGAGACGGTACTCCCGGCACCGTTCGCGGCCCGCGTGAAAGAGCTGCTGGTCTCCACGGGAAGCCAGGTCGAGACCGGTGCTCCGATGGTGCGCCTGGAGCCGACGGGCGACGCCGAAGAAGAGACGGTGACTGACCAGCCGGGCATCGATCTTGAACTGCCCACGGGCGAGGCGGCGGGTGATCTGTGGTCGCGTGCGCAACGCCATCGCGACCACCTCTCCGCAATGCTGCTCGGATATGACGTCGACCCTCGAGACGAAGGTCGAGCGCTGAGCGGATATCTCCAAGCGCGCGAGCAGTTGCATGCACAGGGCGAGTCGACGGTCGAAGCGGAGTTGGGTCTGCTCGAGGTTTTCGCCGACTTTGCCGAGCTGTCCCGCAACCGTCCAGCGGGCGAGGACCTGCATCTGGAAAACCGTGTGCACAGTTCACGGGAGCACTTCCACACCTACCTGCAGAGCCTCGACGTGGATCGGGGCGCGCTGCCCGAAGCCTTCCGCGGCAAGCTCGCGCGCGTCCTTCGGCACTATGGCGTCACCGACCTGGAGCGCACCTCTGACCTTGAGGGCGCCGTCTACCGCGTTTTCTTGGCGCAGCAGCGCTCGGCCCCAGAGGTCAAGCTCGTCACGGCCCTCTTGGAAGACTGGCTCACCGTCGCAGCACCTGAGGCGCCCCTCGATGCCTTGGTCCGCGACACCCTCGACCAGTTGGTGACAGCAACCCAGTTGCGTTTCCCCATCGTCGGAAACCTCGCTCGCAGTGTGCGATTCCGCTGGTTCGACCAGCCGTTGGTCGACGCGGAACGGGAGTGGGTACTCGGCGGTGTGAGCGACGAACTCGCCGCACTCGACGGGACGCCCGCCGGGCCCGATCGGGATGCCCGCATCGACACGCTGGCTTCAATCCCCGAGCAGATCGTCGGCTTCCTAGCCGAACGGATTCAAGGCAGCGATCTGCCGACCGACGAGCCCATGCTGGCCGTGCTCATCAAGCGCCACTACCGCGAGCACGCACTTCGACACCTCCGTGAGGTGACGGTCGAAGGCCGCCCCTGTGCGGTCGCCGGATACACCCTCGACGTGCGGCCGACCTACCTGGTGAGCACGATCGGGCGCGTCGAAGAAATCGCGCCGGGCAGCGTGCTCGAGCGGGTGCTGGCAACCCAACTCGCCGAAACCCCAGAGGAACACGAGGCCGTCGTCGACCTCTATCTGTCCTGGGAGGGCGCCCCCACCTCGCAGCGCGAGATGTCCGAGGCGCTCGCCGCCCGGCTGGGCGATCTCGACCTCGGAAGCGAGGTGCGCCGCGTCGCGGTGGCAGTATGCCCGGCGGGCGCTGCCAATGACCGGTTGACCGATCACGGAGTTGGCTACTTCACGTTCCGACCCTCTGACGAAGGAACAGGCTTCGTCGAGGACGTCCTGGTCCGCGGATTGCACCCCATGGTGGCGCGCCGACTGGACCTGTGGCGGCTCACCGAGTTCTCCGTGACACGTCTGGAAGCTCCGGAAGACGTTCTGCTCTATCGCTGTTCGGCTCCGGACAATGATTCCGACCAGCGACTGGTCGCCATGGCGCAGGTCCGTCAGATTGCCGTCGTACGCGACGACGACGGTGAGATCGTCGGGCTGCCCCACGTCGAACGCGCGATCGCGAACTGCCTTGAAGGAATCCGCCGCGCCCGCACCCTCGATCCCAGTGGGTCGCGGCTGGACACCAATTACGTGTGGGTGCACATCTGGCCGACCATCGATGCCGACATCGAACAGCTCACGGCGTTGAAGGACCGCATCGCCCCGCTCACCTCGGGCGCCGGGGTGGAAGAACTTCTTGTCGGCGGTCGGATTGCCTTCGAGAACGGTGCCGAGATCCCACAGGTTGCCCGCTTCCGTTATCAGCCTGGTTCTGGTGTGGTCGTCAACCTTGAGGACCCACCGACCGAGCCGCTGAAGCCGCTGGATGACTACGCGCAGAAGGTGGTTCGTGCGCGTCGGCGCGGCGTGGTTTACCCCTACGAACTGCAGGAAATGATCGCAGGCGCTGGTGGCACTGCGACCGAGTACGACCTGGACGACACTGGGCGACTTGTGCCGGTGAGCAGGCCATACGGCAACAACACCTCAGGGATGATTGTCGGTGTCATTGAGACGCCGACCGATCGGTACCCCGAAGGCGTGAAACGCGTTCTGCTGTGCGGAGATCCGCTGCGAGCCTTGGGTGCGCTGGGTGAAGAAGAGTGCGCCCGCGTGAGTGCGGCAATTGATCTGGCCGAAGAACTCGACGTTCCAGTCGAGTGGTTTGCGATTTCAGCAGGTGCTCGCATCGCGATGGACTCCGGAACCGAAAACATGGACGCGGTCGCTCGCGCCCTCAAGCGGATCGTGGAGTTCACCCAGGCCGGTGGCGAGATCAACATCGTCGTCGCTGGAATCAACGTCGGCGCGCAGCCCTACTGGAATGCCGAAGCCACGATGTTGATGCATACCAAGGGAATTCTGGTGATGACTCCGGACAGCGCCATGGTGCTGACCGGGAAGCAGTCCCTCGACTTCTCCGGCGGCGTCTCGGCCGAGGACAACTACGGAATCGGTGGCTACGACCGGGTCATGGGCCCGAACGGTCAGGCGCAGTACTGGGCGCCCGACTTGGCCGGCGCGCTAGACGTGCTGCTCGCGCACTACGACCACACCTACATCGCGCCGGGCGAGAGCGGCCCACGTCGCGCGCCGACGAGCGACCCGCACGATCGGGACGTGCAGACCTACCCGCACGATCCGGCGGACTCGGGCTTTAGCACGGTCGGCGACATCTTCTCCAAGGCCACGAACCCGGACCGCAAGAAGGCGTTCGACATTCGTACGGTCATGGCGGCACTCGCGGATCAGGACCACGCCACGCTGGAGCGTTGGGCGGGCATGGCCGATGCCGAGACCTCCGTGGTCCAAGACGCCCACCTCGGCGGAATCCCGATCACCCTGATCGGTATCGAGTCCAAACCCGTTCCACGCCAAGGCTTCCCGCCCACAGATGGCCCGGATTCCTACACCGCTGGCACGTTGTTCCCGAGATCTTCTAAGAAGACCGCCAGGGCGATCAATGCGGCCAGTGGAAATCGGCCGGTCGTCGTGCTGGCGAACTTGTCCGGATTCGACGGTTCCCCAGACTCCCTGCGCAATCTGCAGTTGGAATACGGCGCCGAGATCGGCCGGTCCATCGTGAACTTCGAGGGTCCGATCGTTTTCTGTGTCATCTCGCGCTATCACGGCGGTGCGTTCGTGGTGTTCTCCAAGGCGCTCAATCCGAACATGACGGTGCTTGCAGTGGACGGCTCCTATGCCTCGGTGATCGGTGGCGCACCTGCAGCGGCAGTGGTTTTCACTCGCGACGTCGACAAGCGAACGGCCAAGGATGAGCGGGTGCGCTCGGTCGAGTCGCGACTGGGAGATGCCAGTGATGTGGAGCGGGCGGCGCTATCGCGTGAACTCGAGGAAACCCGCAAGGAGGTCCGCAGCGAAGTGTTGAGCGCGGTCGCCACCGAGTTCGACAGCATCCACAGCATCCACCGGGCGGTCGATGTCGGCTCGGTCGATGAGGTGATCTCGGGTGCCGAGTTGCGCCCCAAGATTATTGCGGCGCTCGAACGCGGTCTCGGCCTGGCGTAG
- a CDS encoding GNAT family N-acetyltransferase, giving the protein MQQNSAPELAIKRADLNDPAVVAFLEAHHADLIPTSPPESQHSLGVEELRAEGIRVWEARFADQVAAVGALAPIEPGHEELKSMRTDPGLRGRGLGRRMVAHLVADARNRGVQRISLETGSDEFFAPARALYENAGFTPCAPFGTYTADPHSAYYLLDLTSADG; this is encoded by the coding sequence GTGCAACAGAACTCCGCTCCTGAGCTCGCCATCAAGCGCGCTGACCTCAATGACCCGGCCGTCGTGGCCTTCCTCGAAGCGCACCATGCCGACCTCATCCCGACGAGCCCTCCGGAGAGTCAGCACTCGCTAGGGGTCGAGGAGCTGCGGGCCGAGGGCATCCGTGTCTGGGAAGCCCGATTCGCCGACCAGGTTGCGGCTGTCGGTGCCCTGGCACCGATCGAACCCGGCCACGAGGAGCTCAAGAGTATGCGCACCGACCCAGGCCTGCGCGGTCGCGGACTCGGGCGCCGGATGGTTGCCCACCTGGTCGCCGACGCCCGCAACCGTGGCGTGCAGCGGATCTCCCTCGAAACGGGCAGCGACGAGTTCTTCGCACCTGCACGAGCGCTGTACGAGAACGCGGGCTTCACACCGTGTGCCCCATTTGGGACCTACACGGCCGACCCGCATAGCGCGTACTACCTGTTAGACCTGACCTCCGCGGACGGCTGA